Proteins co-encoded in one Paracrocinitomix mangrovi genomic window:
- the tsaB gene encoding tRNA (adenosine(37)-N6)-threonylcarbamoyltransferase complex dimerization subunit type 1 TsaB produces MALILHLETATKTCSVALSENGQLLQLAEETSDKFSHAEKLNFFIEEVMKAAGKSIKDLEAVAISAGPGSYTGLRIGTSSAKGICYALDIPLISINSLKALASLVDTNDIVCPMFDARRMEVYTALYRNGENLLETQAMIIDEFSFTSELSQGKIIFVGPGAEKCQEIIQNDNAVFDLATEVSAKGMIQLALEKFKAKDFEDLAYFEPAYLKDFIAGKPKKLI; encoded by the coding sequence ATGGCACTCATCTTACATCTTGAAACAGCTACTAAAACATGTTCAGTAGCATTATCAGAAAATGGACAATTATTGCAGCTTGCAGAGGAAACCTCTGATAAATTCTCTCATGCTGAAAAGTTGAATTTCTTCATTGAAGAAGTGATGAAAGCAGCCGGTAAGTCTATAAAAGATTTAGAAGCTGTAGCAATTAGTGCTGGTCCCGGATCTTATACCGGATTAAGAATAGGTACCAGTTCTGCAAAGGGGATTTGTTATGCTTTAGATATTCCTTTAATTAGTATCAATTCTTTAAAAGCCTTGGCCTCTTTGGTTGATACAAATGACATTGTTTGCCCAATGTTTGATGCAAGGAGAATGGAAGTTTACACGGCACTTTATCGCAATGGCGAAAATCTTCTTGAAACCCAGGCTATGATTATAGATGAGTTTTCTTTTACTTCAGAATTGTCTCAAGGCAAGATTATTTTTGTTGGACCCGGAGCTGAAAAATGTCAAGAAATTATTCAAAATGACAATGCCGTATTTGACCTTGCAACAGAAGTTTCAGCTAAAGGGATGATCCAACTGGCACTGGAGAAATTCAAAGCCAAAGACTTTGAAGATCTCGCCTATTTTGAGCCAGCATATCTTAAAGATTTTATTGCAGGAAAGCCAAAGAAATTGATTTAG
- a CDS encoding globin codes for MNNIITIYEKLGDEKLKQLLDAFYDRVFASEIIGPLFNHTEKDLIKDKQFCFLTQFLGGPPRYIEKYGHPRMRMRHMPHKITMEGRDEWLRLMKESINTLEIEEDFKEALYNCFPKLATHMVNS; via the coding sequence ATGAATAATATAATAACAATTTATGAAAAACTAGGTGATGAAAAGCTAAAACAATTATTGGATGCTTTTTATGACAGAGTTTTTGCTTCTGAAATTATTGGACCATTATTCAATCATACCGAAAAAGACCTAATTAAGGATAAACAGTTTTGCTTTCTAACCCAGTTTTTAGGAGGTCCGCCAAGGTATATTGAAAAATATGGACATCCCAGAATGCGTATGAGACACATGCCTCATAAAATTACTATGGAAGGTAGAGATGAATGGTTGCGATTAATGAAGGAATCAATAAATACATTGGAAATAGAAGAAGATTTTAAAGAGGCTCTATACAACTGTTTTCCTAAGTTGGCAACCCACATGGTAAACAGTTAA
- the gpmI gene encoding 2,3-bisphosphoglycerate-independent phosphoglycerate mutase, giving the protein MNKKVALLILDGWGHGDHTKSDGIFNANTPFMDDLEMNQPAAELLTHGENVGLPEGQMGNSEVGHLNIGAGRIVYQELTRINKAIKEGEFQKNPVLLNALNKAKKENRKLHLMGLVSTGGVHSSLAHLFALCDLANEMEIPQTFVHAFTDGRDCNPTTGLGHLEALENHIKGSNVKVASVIGRYYAMDRDKRWERIKIAYDLLVHGEGEAYTSSIEAIQASYSKNVTDEFITANVIVENGEPLAKIEDGDIVICFNFRTDRCREITMALTQQHFHEQNMHTLDLHYLTMTNYDKTFKGVHVIFENDNLPNTLGEVVSNAGMTQLRIAETEKYPHVSFFFSGGREKEFKGESRIMIPSPKVATYDMQPEMSASEIKDAVIAFMENETPDFICLNFANTDMVGHTGVYEAIIKAAEHVDSCVKEVVEKGKDLGYSFIIIADHGNSDFAINPDGSPNTAHSMNPVPVIVIDKDVQSLKNGILQDVAPTILELLGVSQPKEMTGSSLIG; this is encoded by the coding sequence ATGAATAAAAAAGTTGCTTTATTAATTTTAGATGGATGGGGTCATGGTGATCACACCAAATCTGATGGTATATTTAATGCTAACACACCATTTATGGATGATTTGGAAATGAATCAGCCAGCCGCAGAATTACTAACTCATGGCGAAAATGTAGGTTTACCTGAGGGTCAAATGGGTAACTCAGAAGTTGGGCATTTAAATATTGGCGCCGGAAGAATTGTATATCAAGAATTAACTAGAATTAATAAAGCCATTAAAGAAGGAGAATTTCAAAAAAATCCTGTTTTATTGAATGCTTTGAATAAAGCTAAAAAGGAAAACAGAAAACTTCATTTAATGGGTTTGGTTTCAACAGGTGGTGTTCATTCATCTTTAGCCCATTTGTTTGCATTGTGTGATTTAGCTAACGAAATGGAAATTCCACAAACCTTTGTGCATGCTTTTACAGATGGAAGAGATTGTAATCCAACTACCGGATTAGGTCATTTAGAAGCACTAGAAAACCACATTAAAGGAAGCAATGTTAAAGTAGCCTCAGTTATTGGTAGATACTATGCCATGGATCGAGACAAACGCTGGGAACGCATTAAAATAGCTTATGATTTATTAGTTCATGGCGAAGGTGAAGCATATACATCATCTATTGAGGCTATACAGGCTTCATATAGTAAAAACGTGACGGATGAATTTATTACGGCAAATGTAATTGTAGAAAACGGTGAACCATTGGCAAAAATTGAAGATGGTGACATTGTCATCTGTTTTAATTTTAGAACCGATCGTTGTCGTGAAATCACCATGGCTCTTACTCAACAGCATTTTCATGAGCAAAACATGCATACATTAGACCTGCATTATTTAACCATGACCAATTATGACAAAACCTTTAAAGGAGTTCATGTCATCTTTGAAAATGACAATCTTCCCAATACATTGGGTGAAGTAGTGTCCAATGCAGGTATGACACAGTTGCGTATTGCTGAAACAGAAAAATATCCTCACGTAAGTTTCTTTTTTTCCGGTGGGAGGGAAAAAGAATTTAAAGGTGAATCAAGGATTATGATTCCTTCACCTAAAGTTGCAACTTATGATATGCAACCAGAGATGAGTGCGAGTGAAATAAAAGATGCTGTTATTGCTTTCATGGAGAATGAAACTCCTGATTTTATTTGCTTGAATTTTGCCAACACTGATATGGTAGGTCACACAGGTGTTTATGAAGCCATTATTAAAGCTGCTGAACACGTTGATTCTTGTGTAAAAGAGGTAGTTGAAAAAGGGAAAGATTTAGGGTATTCATTCATTATTATAGCAGATCATGGTAACTCAGATTTCGCAATTAACCCTGATGGAAGTCCAAACACCGCTCATTCAATGAACCCTGTTCCTGTTATAGTGATTGACAAAGATGTTCAATCATTAAAAAATGGAATTTTACAGGATGTGGCACCAACAATACTTGAATTATTAGGTGTTTCTCAACCAAAAGAGATGACCGGCTCATCTTTAATCGGATAA
- a CDS encoding OmpA family protein, producing the protein MIKNLLFFILAIVIGNGAFSQGFKMHYSNSFADCFGALEVLDFDNPAQIQFPGNYGNRDDFITMNPDFHEVNSVWIRVEPNLKGKLEFEISTENNVDFSFMLFKADDNSFCEKLENDQVKPIMASTSTFYPKGISIDPKDKNFKPSVDTEFLDVYYLMIHTNSTFEGKAKIKWKRVGEISRTQAVIQDFRVKPDDPMIRVRIRDKETLEPVEANMIIDGVGKDNALFMGTDFIFSGTRARELHIESNTPGYFLFVKDVVLDKKANDDADILIELERLSSGKKLLLEDIKFYQDSDEFLPIAMPALKRLLDFMALNEEVSIEIQGHVNAPDMENSNRIQKLSEDRAKAVRKFLKNNGINPERLIAKGFGNTEMIYKDPKKPEEEEANRRVEILIIE; encoded by the coding sequence ATGATTAAAAATTTACTCTTTTTTATATTAGCTATTGTCATTGGGAACGGTGCGTTTTCGCAAGGTTTTAAAATGCACTATTCTAACTCTTTTGCCGATTGTTTTGGGGCTTTAGAGGTTCTTGATTTTGATAATCCTGCACAAATTCAGTTTCCGGGTAATTATGGTAATAGAGATGATTTTATTACAATGAACCCTGACTTTCATGAAGTAAATTCTGTATGGATCAGAGTTGAACCGAACCTAAAAGGTAAACTTGAGTTTGAAATTTCAACAGAAAATAATGTTGATTTCAGCTTTATGTTGTTTAAAGCAGACGATAATTCTTTTTGTGAAAAGCTGGAGAATGATCAGGTAAAACCTATCATGGCTTCTACTTCTACTTTTTATCCTAAGGGTATTTCAATTGATCCAAAAGACAAAAATTTTAAACCCTCAGTGGATACTGAATTTTTAGATGTTTACTACCTAATGATTCATACCAACTCTACTTTTGAAGGGAAAGCCAAAATTAAGTGGAAGAGAGTAGGAGAGATCAGTAGAACGCAAGCGGTTATTCAAGATTTTAGAGTAAAGCCTGACGATCCAATGATTCGCGTTAGAATTAGAGATAAGGAGACACTTGAGCCTGTTGAAGCCAATATGATTATTGACGGAGTAGGTAAGGACAATGCATTGTTCATGGGGACCGATTTCATTTTTTCAGGGACAAGGGCGAGAGAATTGCATATTGAATCAAACACACCGGGATACTTTTTGTTTGTGAAGGATGTAGTATTGGATAAAAAGGCCAATGATGATGCCGATATATTGATTGAATTAGAACGACTGTCTTCTGGTAAAAAATTGCTGTTGGAGGATATCAAATTTTATCAAGATTCAGATGAGTTTTTACCGATTGCTATGCCTGCACTTAAACGATTGCTTGATTTTATGGCGCTAAATGAAGAAGTGTCAATTGAAATACAAGGGCATGTAAATGCGCCGGACATGGAGAATAGCAATAGAATTCAAAAGCTATCAGAAGATAGAGCCAAAGCAGTTAGAAAATTTTTGAAAAACAATGGTATAAATCCTGAAAGACTAATTGCTAAAGGGTTTGGGAATACTGAAATGATTTATAAAGATCCCAAAAAGCCTGAAGAGGAAGAAGCAAATAGGCGGGTTGAAATTTTGATCATTGAATAA
- a CDS encoding DUF922 domain-containing protein, producing MNRLLIIFLLFIASTQVLGQSDNQLTWSNRKLKWADFKGDIPADSKFHALTHSVIDLKYHAEGNNVTFEIKTVFEKLKSWKKEEADTYLLQHEQLHFDITEYYSRILRKRIKTHRFKGINTFSSEVSAIFNQIYKDANEMQLAYDKETEHSINKKKQKKWNKKIASSMKKLDNYKNPKIKINISYLTNKSI from the coding sequence GTGAATAGACTATTGATCATATTTTTATTATTTATCGCCAGTACGCAAGTACTTGGTCAATCTGATAATCAATTAACCTGGTCAAATAGAAAACTGAAATGGGCCGACTTTAAGGGTGATATTCCAGCCGATTCAAAATTTCATGCACTCACTCACTCAGTGATAGATTTAAAATATCATGCCGAAGGAAATAATGTCACCTTTGAGATTAAAACTGTATTTGAGAAGTTAAAATCATGGAAAAAAGAAGAAGCTGATACTTATCTTTTACAGCATGAACAATTACATTTTGACATAACAGAATATTACAGCAGAATACTAAGAAAACGCATTAAAACTCACAGATTTAAAGGAATAAACACTTTTTCTAGTGAAGTAAGTGCTATTTTTAATCAGATTTATAAAGATGCCAATGAAATGCAATTGGCATATGATAAAGAAACCGAACACTCAATTAACAAGAAAAAACAAAAAAAATGGAACAAAAAGATTGCTTCCAGCATGAAAAAACTGGACAATTATAAAAATCCAAAAATTAAAATCAACATCAGTTACCTCACAAATAAATCAATATGA
- a CDS encoding sensor histidine kinase encodes MVRKRLKNPVFLFYILVGYVIIQFSWWLFQLFGLYKKIYTHPDQLKSKTWMLLGEGLVFLIILLGGVYMIRRALKREREINELQQNFLQSVSHELKTPLASIGLFLETIRDRDLSEEKKKDACDRALSEVKRLNHLISDILTARNIDSSNYFIHKEKIDLDDYINKVVNSLKDTLMVDYTFSLSLDEITIDLDKEALDSIVYNILENASKYAPKGSKVSISLTKKSGKTILQISDEGIGLDAAAKERVFNKFYRVENEMTRKSKGTGLGLYIVKFLVETQGGKIKLLDNKPQGLTVEIQFNE; translated from the coding sequence ATGGTAAGGAAAAGACTGAAAAATCCGGTTTTTCTATTTTACATACTAGTTGGATATGTAATTATCCAATTTAGTTGGTGGCTTTTCCAATTGTTTGGCCTTTACAAAAAAATCTACACTCATCCTGATCAATTAAAAAGCAAAACCTGGATGCTTTTGGGTGAAGGATTGGTTTTCCTTATTATCCTTCTTGGTGGTGTTTACATGATCAGAAGAGCACTTAAAAGAGAGAGAGAAATAAATGAACTGCAGCAAAATTTCTTACAATCAGTTAGTCATGAATTAAAGACACCTTTAGCTTCAATTGGACTTTTTCTGGAAACTATTAGGGATAGAGATTTAAGTGAAGAAAAGAAAAAAGATGCTTGTGATAGGGCACTAAGTGAAGTAAAACGATTGAACCATCTTATCTCCGATATTTTAACAGCCAGAAATATAGATAGCAGTAATTACTTCATTCACAAAGAAAAAATTGATTTAGACGACTATATCAATAAGGTTGTAAATTCTTTGAAGGATACTTTAATGGTAGACTATACTTTTTCTCTTTCCCTGGATGAAATCACTATCGATTTAGACAAAGAAGCTTTGGACAGTATAGTTTATAACATACTAGAAAACGCAAGTAAATATGCTCCTAAAGGTAGTAAAGTAAGTATCAGCCTTACAAAAAAATCAGGTAAAACTATTTTGCAAATTTCAGATGAAGGTATCGGACTTGATGCTGCTGCAAAAGAAAGGGTATTCAACAAATTTTATAGAGTTGAAAATGAAATGACCCGCAAATCAAAAGGAACAGGATTAGGTCTTTACATAGTGAAATTCTTAGTAGAAACACAAGGAGGTAAAATCAAATTACTTGACAATAAGCCTCAAGGTTTAACAGTTGAAATTCAATTTAATGAATAA
- a CDS encoding WG repeat-containing protein → MKHLFTLLLIIISSVGIAKNKTWLSLKPDGSIAFKIEAKSVDQFSDGYAAVKISLVENNTWVTRLGFVDKTGQMVIPAIYDKTKGDGFVNGRAWVKKKDDKYWTLIDKKGNVIKTGDYDNVGYILSGNNNLLCVQQGDYKGFIDYDGKEIIPCKYIGSSSFSQGLACVATEESDGYGFINEKGEVVIPLKFKQAGVTTFTEYDLARAGVGGTTVLIDKTGKIVFKTGQGNIQSISNGWIRVFTSSRRDDWGYLDFNDQWKIKPIYDKLSDFNEQGWAEATLKGYTGIIDTTGKTILDFKYATLYLNPKEDGYIMGVLPVEKPSSLLNTPKDYFTPDLKPVDTTGIKYIYPAKGGELMPYLDHNEKKGYLSRDFKVAIPAKYSRAEIFSEGLAWVSE, encoded by the coding sequence ATGAAACACTTATTTACGCTCTTACTCATTATCATTTCTTCAGTTGGAATAGCCAAAAACAAAACATGGTTAAGTCTTAAACCGGATGGATCTATTGCTTTTAAAATTGAAGCAAAAAGTGTTGATCAATTTAGTGATGGTTATGCTGCCGTAAAAATCAGTTTAGTTGAAAACAATACCTGGGTAACCAGATTAGGGTTCGTAGACAAAACAGGACAAATGGTGATTCCTGCTATTTACGATAAAACTAAAGGTGATGGATTTGTAAATGGAAGGGCCTGGGTAAAGAAAAAAGATGATAAATATTGGACCTTAATCGACAAAAAAGGAAACGTAATCAAAACAGGTGATTATGACAATGTAGGTTATATATTAAGCGGAAACAACAACTTACTATGCGTCCAACAAGGTGATTACAAAGGTTTCATAGACTATGACGGAAAAGAAATAATCCCATGTAAATACATAGGTTCTTCAAGTTTTAGTCAAGGCTTAGCATGTGTAGCAACAGAAGAAAGTGATGGATATGGTTTTATTAACGAAAAAGGTGAAGTTGTAATTCCACTTAAATTCAAACAAGCCGGGGTCACCACATTTACAGAATATGATTTAGCAAGAGCAGGAGTTGGCGGAACAACAGTATTAATTGACAAAACCGGCAAAATAGTTTTTAAAACCGGACAGGGAAACATTCAAAGTATTAGCAATGGCTGGATTAGAGTTTTTACCAGTAGCAGAAGAGATGATTGGGGATATTTAGATTTTAATGACCAGTGGAAAATCAAACCCATTTATGATAAACTGAGTGACTTTAATGAACAAGGATGGGCAGAAGCAACATTGAAAGGATATACAGGAATCATTGATACCACAGGGAAAACCATTTTAGATTTCAAATACGCAACTTTATATCTAAATCCTAAGGAAGATGGATACATCATGGGAGTATTACCTGTTGAAAAGCCCTCTTCGTTACTGAACACTCCAAAAGATTACTTCACTCCTGATTTAAAACCGGTTGATACAACTGGAATTAAATACATCTATCCGGCAAAGGGTGGTGAATTGATGCCTTATTTGGATCACAATGAGAAAAAAGGTTATTTAAGCAGAGATTTCAAAGTTGCCATTCCGGCTAAATACAGCCGCGCAGAGATTTTTTCTGAAGGTTTAGCCTGGGTATCTGAATAA
- a CDS encoding alkaline phosphatase family protein — protein sequence MIRGLSKGIFLLTFIWVATFSLAQEKPTYKTKNVIVVIMDGPRYTETWGDSTHQHIPHLANDMVQHGVLYTNFRNNGPTYTVAGHTAICTGNYQKIKNNGYELPKKPSMFQYWLKETGKKNNKAFVITSKDKLAVLTNCKDRDWRDKFRPNQDCGNNGLFTGYRIDYKTADKVIEIFGRDKPELALINFQQPDSWGHANNWEKYLAGMKKTDEYIYRIFQYINTDPNYKDQTTLFVTNDHGRHLDGHKDGFVSHGDGCEGCRRILLYAYGPDFKRNLKLDTQREQIDIPATIAEMMGFCMPTGDGVVMEELFK from the coding sequence ATGATTAGAGGATTAAGCAAGGGGATTTTTTTATTGACATTTATTTGGGTTGCCACATTTTCATTGGCGCAAGAAAAACCCACGTACAAAACCAAAAATGTCATTGTAGTTATCATGGATGGACCACGATACACTGAAACCTGGGGAGACTCAACTCATCAACATATTCCTCACCTGGCAAATGACATGGTTCAACATGGTGTTTTATACACCAACTTTAGAAACAATGGTCCTACTTATACAGTAGCCGGGCACACTGCTATTTGTACAGGGAATTATCAAAAAATAAAAAATAACGGCTACGAATTGCCAAAGAAACCTTCCATGTTTCAGTATTGGTTAAAAGAAACCGGCAAAAAAAATAACAAAGCTTTTGTAATCACAAGTAAAGATAAACTAGCGGTTTTAACCAACTGTAAAGACAGAGACTGGAGAGACAAATTTAGACCCAATCAGGATTGTGGAAACAATGGTTTATTTACCGGATATAGAATAGATTATAAAACAGCTGACAAAGTGATTGAAATTTTTGGGAGAGATAAACCTGAATTAGCATTAATCAATTTTCAGCAACCGGATTCGTGGGGACACGCTAACAACTGGGAAAAGTATCTGGCAGGAATGAAAAAAACTGACGAGTACATTTACAGAATATTCCAATACATCAACACCGATCCTAATTACAAAGATCAAACTACCCTTTTTGTGACCAATGATCATGGACGTCATTTAGATGGGCACAAAGATGGTTTTGTTTCGCATGGAGACGGATGTGAAGGATGCAGAAGAATTTTATTGTACGCTTACGGACCTGATTTTAAACGCAATTTGAAATTGGATACGCAAAGAGAGCAAATTGATATCCCAGCTACTATTGCAGAAATGATGGGCTTTTGCATGCCAACCGGTGATGGTGTGGTAATGGAAGAGTTGTTTAAGTAG
- a CDS encoding T9SS type A sorting domain-containing protein, with protein sequence MNKAKLVLSVAAFTTTTLTANSQNINGYAEVVGIVDNMLTLGTVDESADSFEDGEWIVIMQMQDDVIGNVSNTVNFGDLGSINSAGLYEVRQIQTHTEIAGVPNSISLVSIPNNTYNICNNCSVQIITFRDLGAPDYTTTFDITAKDWDGTTGGVVAFNVAGTLTLNNNISADYNGFRGAGPNAGGSAGCSGGGSYRVNTQANFADKGEGIFRRILGNQAAGMGKILNGGGGGNSHNGGGGGGGNYTSGGDAGPGWPNCNPSAGGLGGISLQGQISANRIFMGGGGGAGEGNNNLSTDGGDGGGIVLIKANEIITDACTGVTISANGENIAFAGNDGGGGGGAGGSIVFEVNTWNITGACPLNIEASGGDGGSVNSGATHGGGGGGGQGVVFYSGMQPMANASTITNNGSGGCDNNSNPCTSIAGSGGGLNGEGVQENLSGPLPIEIISFDAELVNDQVLLSWVTASEKDNDYFTIEHSLNGNQWNIITTVKGAGNSTQTINYSTIHSNPNLGLNYYRLRQTDFNGTYTLSDTRTVNFEDDQTILYPNPANDIVHVMKPNIGQYEISIYNTLGQKVSATIEAYQNLIQINTSELSTGVYVLVLIKDEQQEQIKLEIER encoded by the coding sequence ATGAATAAGGCAAAATTAGTTTTGTCTGTTGCGGCATTTACTACTACTACACTCACCGCCAACAGTCAAAACATAAATGGTTATGCCGAGGTTGTTGGTATTGTGGATAACATGCTGACACTTGGTACTGTGGATGAATCAGCAGATTCGTTCGAAGATGGTGAGTGGATTGTAATCATGCAAATGCAAGATGATGTAATTGGCAATGTTTCTAATACAGTCAATTTTGGAGATCTTGGAAGCATTAACAGTGCAGGTTTGTATGAAGTCCGGCAAATTCAAACACACACAGAAATCGCCGGTGTGCCAAATTCAATTTCTTTAGTTAGTATTCCAAACAACACTTACAATATTTGTAATAATTGCTCAGTTCAGATCATCACTTTTCGAGACTTGGGGGCACCTGACTACACAACCACATTTGACATTACGGCTAAAGATTGGGATGGTACAACAGGTGGTGTGGTTGCATTCAACGTGGCCGGAACATTAACCTTAAACAATAATATTAGCGCAGATTATAATGGTTTCAGAGGTGCCGGACCTAATGCCGGTGGATCAGCAGGTTGTTCAGGTGGTGGAAGCTATAGAGTTAATACACAAGCTAACTTTGCGGACAAAGGAGAAGGAATTTTTAGAAGGATATTAGGAAATCAAGCAGCCGGAATGGGTAAAATCCTAAACGGAGGTGGTGGAGGAAATAGTCACAATGGAGGTGGCGGTGGAGGAGGAAACTACACTTCCGGAGGAGACGCAGGTCCAGGATGGCCCAATTGTAACCCATCTGCCGGAGGACTTGGAGGAATTTCTTTACAAGGTCAAATTTCTGCTAACCGTATCTTCATGGGCGGCGGCGGCGGAGCCGGCGAAGGAAACAACAATCTTTCAACTGATGGTGGAGATGGTGGAGGCATTGTCCTTATCAAAGCAAATGAAATCATTACAGACGCTTGTACGGGTGTTACTATTTCTGCAAACGGAGAAAATATAGCATTTGCAGGAAATGATGGAGGCGGAGGTGGAGGCGCCGGAGGTTCAATTGTTTTTGAAGTGAATACCTGGAATATTACAGGTGCATGCCCTTTGAACATTGAAGCCAGTGGTGGAGATGGTGGATCTGTTAATAGCGGCGCTACACATGGCGGCGGTGGCGGCGGTGGCCAAGGAGTTGTGTTTTATTCAGGTATGCAACCAATGGCTAATGCTTCAACCATTACCAATAATGGCTCAGGAGGTTGCGACAATAATTCAAATCCTTGTACCTCAATTGCAGGAAGTGGCGGAGGATTAAATGGTGAAGGTGTTCAGGAAAACCTATCCGGACCATTACCCATTGAAATTATCTCATTTGATGCTGAATTAGTCAATGATCAGGTATTACTGAGTTGGGTTACTGCTTCTGAAAAAGACAATGATTACTTCACAATTGAACATTCTTTGAATGGAAATCAGTGGAATATAATTACAACAGTAAAAGGAGCAGGTAATAGTACTCAAACCATTAATTACAGTACAATTCACTCAAATCCAAATTTGGGATTAAATTATTATCGCCTGCGTCAAACTGATTTCAATGGCACCTATACATTATCAGATACTAGAACGGTAAATTTTGAAGATGACCAAACCATCTTGTACCCTAACCCGGCAAATGACATTGTTCATGTAATGAAACCAAATATCGGGCAGTATGAAATAAGTATCTACAACACCCTTGGTCAAAAAGTGAGCGCAACAATTGAAGCGTATCAAAATCTGATTCAAATTAACACATCAGAACTGTCTACAGGTGTTTATGTATTGGTATTAATTAAGGATGAACAGCAAGAGCAAATAAAACTGGAAATTGAACGCTAA